The proteins below come from a single Melospiza georgiana isolate bMelGeo1 chromosome 4, bMelGeo1.pri, whole genome shotgun sequence genomic window:
- the ELK3 gene encoding ETS domain-containing protein Elk-3 isoform X1, protein MESAITLWQFLLQLLLDQKHEHLICWTSNDGEFKLLKAEEVAKLWGLRKNKTNMNYDKLSRALRYYYDKNIIKKVIGQKFVYKFVSFPEILKMDPHAVEISRESLLLQDSDCKMPLESRDQHKHSLSALKSTSRNEYIHSGLYSSFTINSLQNQPDPYKTIKTEKLEKSEGNTPVEEVRTVIRFVTNKTDKQVTRPVVSLPSTSETAAASAFLNSSAKISSLMLPNSASISSPSSSSSRSPSLSPTSPLPTEHKSFFLDSSCHDSDSLEPLNLSSGSKAKSPSLPPKAKKPKGLEISAPPMILSSTDIGSIALNSPALPSGSLTPAFFTAQTPNGLLLTPSPLLSSIHFWSSLSPVAPLSPARLQGPNTLFQFPTLLNGHIPVPLPSLDRASSPILLSPNAQKS, encoded by the exons ATGGAGAGTGCAATCACACTGTGGCAGTTCCTTTTGCAGTTGCTGCTAGACCAGAAACACGAGCACCTCATTTGCTGGACATCTAATGATGGCGAATTCAAGCTTCTCAAGGCAGAAGAAGTGGCTAAGCTGTGGGGactcagaaaaaacaaaactaatatGAATTATGACAAGCTGAGCCGGGCGCTCAGATACTATTATGACAAG AACATCATCAAGAAAGTGATCGGACAAAAGTTTGTATACAAGTTTGTCTCCTTTcctgagattttaaaaatggatCCCCATGCTGTGGAAATCAGCAGAGAGAGCCTTTTGCTGCAGGACAGCGACTGTAAGATGcctctggagagcagggatCAGCACAAGCACAGCTTGTCAGCACTGAAAAGCACAAGCCGTAACGAATATATCCACTCCGGCCTCTACTCCTCTTTCACTATCAACTCTCTGCAGAACCAGCCAGACCCTTACAAGAccatcaaaacagaaaaactggaGAAGTCAGAAGGAAACACACCAGTGGAAGAAGTCCGAACTGTTATCAGATTTGTGACaaacaaaacagacaaacaaGTTACGAGGCCCGTGGTGTCGTTGCCTTCTACTTCtgaaacagcagctgcctctgctttcctcaACTCTTCAGCTAAAATATCTTCCTTAATGCTACCCAACAGTGCCAGCATTTCATCtccatcatcatcctcctccaGGTCACCATCTCTGTCTCCCACCTCACCCCTCCCTACAGAACACAAGAGCTTCTTCCTTGACTCCAGTTGCCACGACTCAGATTCCCTTGAGCCTCTGAACCTCTCCTCAGGCTCCAAGGCCAAATCCCCATCTCTTCCCCCAAAGGCTAAAAAACCCAAAGGCTTGGAAATCTCTGCCCCACCTATGATTCTCTCCAGCACTGACATCGGTTCCATCGCCCTCAACAGCCCCGCGCTTCCTTCGGGATCCCTGACTCCAGCTTTCTTCACTGCACAG ACCCCCAATGGATTATTGCTGACCCCCAGCCCGCTGCTGTCCAGCATTCACTTCTGGAGCAGCCTCAGTCCTGTTGCTCCTCTGagtcctgccaggctgcagggaccaAACACTCTGTTCCAG